The Anguilla anguilla isolate fAngAng1 chromosome 4, fAngAng1.pri, whole genome shotgun sequence genome has a window encoding:
- the LOC118225301 gene encoding vacuolar protein sorting-associated protein 4B-like: protein MTVVLAHNNFQTAVNLASQAAEEDKAQNYEEAVRLYQHAAQHFLHVVKSQEDLVEQSVSVKYAECLDRMEKLKEYRKQKEKASPTKPVENQSDDRENDGDESDDSKLFQSLLQGSIVMENVKWSDVAGLEGAKEALREAVIHPIKFPHLITGKRTPWMGVLLFGAPGTGKTYLAKAVATEAYGSTFSVSSSDLVSKWLGDNRMLVKNLFSLARKRKPSIIFIDDIDSLCCSRSENESEASQQAKTEFLAQMQGVGNDNEGILVLGATSIPWTLDPAIRRRFEKRIYVPLPEEQARIFMFKQHLGSSPNSLTESDFVTLGQKTEGYSGADISIIARDALMQPVRMVQYATHFRRVRGAVWNDPGQVMDDLWAPCSPEDPIAVEMTWKDIQDSKLHEPVVSMSHVLKSLSNTKPTVDELDLEKLKEFMEDFGQEG from the exons ATGACT GTAGTTCTGGCACACAACAATTTTCAG ACAGCTGTAAATCTGGCAAGCCAAGCGGCCGAGGAGGACAAAGCACAGAACTATGAGGAGGCTGTTCGCCTGTACCAGCATGCCGCGCAGCACTTTCTTCATGTGGTGAAGT ctcaGGAAGACCTAGTGGAACAGAGTGTCAGCGTGAAGTACGCTGAGTGCCTGGACAGGATGGAGAAGCTGAAGGAGTACCGGAAGCAGAAAGAAAAGGCTTCACCCACTAAGCCTGTGGAGAACCAGTCAGATGACAGAGA GAATGATGGTGATGAAAGTGATGACTCTAAGTTGTTCCAGAGTCTGCTGCAGG GATCTATCGTCATGGAGAACGTCAAGTGGAGCGACGTGGCCGGGCTGGAGGGAGCGAAGGAGGCGCTGAGAGAAGCAGTCATTCATCCAATCAAATTTCCTCACCTCATCACAG GGAAGAGGACCCCGTGGATGGGCGTCTTGCTTTTCGGGGCTCCTGGCACCGGGAAGACCTACCTCGCCAAAGCCGTGGCCACAGAGGCCTACGGCTCCACCTTCTCTGTCTCCTCGTCCGACCTGGTGTCCAAGTGGCTGGGGGATAACAGGAT GCTGGTGAAGAACCTCTTCAGCCTAGCTCGGAAGCGCAAGCCTTCCATCATCTTCATCGATGATATTGACTCACTGTGCTGCTCCAGGAGCGAGAACGAGAGCGAGGCATCCCAGCAGGCCAAGACAGAGTTCCTGGCTCAGATGCAGG GTGTCGGGAATGATAATGAAGGAATCCTTGTGCTGGGAGCCACCAGCATCCCCTGGACCCTGGACCCTGCCATCAGGAGAAG GTTTGAGAAGCGTATCTACGTCCCCCTCCCTGAAGAGCAGGCCCGCATCTTTATGTTCAAGCAGCACCTGGGCTCCAGCCCAAACAGCTTGACCGAGTCCGACTTTGTGACCCTGGGCCAGAAGACGGAGGGCTACTCGGGGGCCGACATCAGCATCATCGCGAGGGATGCCCTGATGCAGCCCGTCCGGATGGTTCAGTATGCCACGCACTTCAGACGG GTTCGAGGGGCAGTGTGGAACGACCCTGGTCAGGTGATGGATGACCTGTGGGCCCCATGTTCCCCAGAGGATCCCATCGCTGTAGAGATGACCTGGAAGGACATCCAGGACTCCAAGTTACATGAGCCAGTCGTCAGCATG TCGCACGTGCTGAAGTCTCTGTCCAACACCAAGCCGACGGTGGACGAGCTGGACCTGGAGAAGCTGAAGGAGTTCATGGAAGACTTTGGCCAGGAGGGTTAG
- the ankrd29 gene encoding ankyrin repeat domain-containing protein 29 isoform X2 yields the protein MVASYSGHYECARELIMQGAEINLQRETGSTALFFASQQGHNDIVKLLFEFGASTDLQTKEGGTALSAAAQHGHAKVVETLLKNGANAHDQLSDGATPLFLAAQEGHVTVIRHLLASGAKVNHPREDGTAPLWMAAQMGHSEVVKVLLLRGAERDAHRKDGSTALFKAAYKGHTDVIEELLKFSPSLGVLKNGSTALHAAVMGGNIRSVVLLLAANADPVLTNKSNELPRDLTQNERILRLLQTQAVNGSS from the exons ATGGTGGCATCTTACAGCGGCCACTATGAGTGTGCGAGAGAGCTGATTATGCAAGGAGCTGAAATTAACCTACAGAGAGAG acaGGCTCCACAGCCCTGTTCTTCGCCTCCCAGCAGGGGCACAACGACATCGTCAAGCTCCTCTTCGAGTTTGGGGCCTCCACCGACTTGCAGACGAAG GAAGGCGGTACGGCGCTCTCGGCCGCCGCCCAGCATGGCCACGCCAAGGTGGTGGAGACCCTGCTGAAGAACGGTGCAAACGCTCACGACCAGCTCAGC GATGGTGCGACTCCCCTTTTCCTCGCTGCCCAAGAAGGTCACGTGACTGTTATACGGCACCTCCTGGCGTCGGGGGCCAAAGTGAACCACCCTCGGGAG GATGGTACGGCTCCGCTTTGGATGGCAGCCCAGATGGGACACAGCGAGGTCGTGAAGGTCCTGCTGCTACGTGGAGCCGAGCGGGACGCCCACAGAAAA GATGGTTCAACTGCATTGTTCAAGGCTGCTTACAAAGGGCACACCGATGTCATCGAGGAGCTGCTCAagttctctccttctctcggCGTTCTGAAG AACGGTTCCACTGCTCTCCACGCTGCAGTCATGGGTGGGAACATCCGATCAGTGGTTCTTCTGCTGGCTGCCAACGCAGATCCCGTTTTAACTAACAAG AGCAATGAACTGCCAAGAGACCTCACACAGAACGAGCGAATCCTGAGACTTCTGCAGACACAGGCGGTGAACGGGAGTAGTTGA
- the ankrd29 gene encoding ankyrin repeat domain-containing protein 29 isoform X1 — protein sequence MSFKKETPLANAVFWAARKGNLALLQLLLNSGRVDADCKDSYGTTALMVASYSGHYECARELIMQGAEINLQRETGSTALFFASQQGHNDIVKLLFEFGASTDLQTKEGGTALSAAAQHGHAKVVETLLKNGANAHDQLSDGATPLFLAAQEGHVTVIRHLLASGAKVNHPREDGTAPLWMAAQMGHSEVVKVLLLRGAERDAHRKDGSTALFKAAYKGHTDVIEELLKFSPSLGVLKNGSTALHAAVMGGNIRSVVLLLAANADPVLTNKSNELPRDLTQNERILRLLQTQAVNGSS from the exons ATGTCTTTCAAG AAGGAAACTCCTCTAGCCAATGCTGTATTTTGGGCAGCGAGGAAGGGGAACCTGGCCCTGCTTCAGCTGCTACTCAACAGTGGTCGGGTGGATGCAGACTGCAAAGATAGT TACGGCACCACAGCGCTGATGGTGGCATCTTACAGCGGCCACTATGAGTGTGCGAGAGAGCTGATTATGCAAGGAGCTGAAATTAACCTACAGAGAGAG acaGGCTCCACAGCCCTGTTCTTCGCCTCCCAGCAGGGGCACAACGACATCGTCAAGCTCCTCTTCGAGTTTGGGGCCTCCACCGACTTGCAGACGAAG GAAGGCGGTACGGCGCTCTCGGCCGCCGCCCAGCATGGCCACGCCAAGGTGGTGGAGACCCTGCTGAAGAACGGTGCAAACGCTCACGACCAGCTCAGC GATGGTGCGACTCCCCTTTTCCTCGCTGCCCAAGAAGGTCACGTGACTGTTATACGGCACCTCCTGGCGTCGGGGGCCAAAGTGAACCACCCTCGGGAG GATGGTACGGCTCCGCTTTGGATGGCAGCCCAGATGGGACACAGCGAGGTCGTGAAGGTCCTGCTGCTACGTGGAGCCGAGCGGGACGCCCACAGAAAA GATGGTTCAACTGCATTGTTCAAGGCTGCTTACAAAGGGCACACCGATGTCATCGAGGAGCTGCTCAagttctctccttctctcggCGTTCTGAAG AACGGTTCCACTGCTCTCCACGCTGCAGTCATGGGTGGGAACATCCGATCAGTGGTTCTTCTGCTGGCTGCCAACGCAGATCCCGTTTTAACTAACAAG AGCAATGAACTGCCAAGAGACCTCACACAGAACGAGCGAATCCTGAGACTTCTGCAGACACAGGCGGTGAACGGGAGTAGTTGA